GCGCGTTGGGGCGCTGGCTGCGTCGATGTCTACGATCCCAGCGGCCGACATTTGCGCTCGCTGAAGGTTCCGGCGAAGCAATCGAGCTGCCCGGCGTTTGTCGGCCGCGATTTCTCGCGCGTGCTGGTCACCTCGGCCTGGCAGGACATGGACGAGGCGCAACGCGCGGCCGATCCCGGCCATGGTCAAACCTTTCTGCTCGATGCTGCGGCGCGCGGCCGTGCCGAGCCTGACGTGAAACTGTCCTGATCCAGGCTTGCCGGCGCCTTGTTGACGTGACCTGAATATTTGGACGATAGTACAAATATGGTCCGCAAGCCCGCGAAGTCCGACGTGAAGGCCGACGCCAAGGTCGCCAGCACCCGCAAGCCGAACATGCGCGAGGCGATCCTCGCCGCGGCGGAGGAGCTGTTCTCGACCTACGGCTTCAACGCCGTCTCGGTCCGCGACATCGCGCAGGCAGCCGGCGCCAATCCCGGCAGCGTGACCTATCACTTCAAGACCAAGGACGGCCTGCTGCTGGAGATCTATCGGCGGCATTGCGGCCCGATGAACCGGCGGCGCTCGGAGCTGTTGGCGGCGGCGCGGCGGGTGCGCGATCTGCAGGACCGGCTCGAGGCGATCGTGCGCGCCTATGTGCTGCCGGCCTTCACCTCGGGCAGCGATCTCGCCGGCGGCGGAACGCGGTTCACGCGGCTGCGCGCGATCATGTCGGCCGAAGGCAACGAGGTCGTGCGCAAGATCATCGCGCAGACGTTCGACGACACCAGCCATGCCTTCATCGACGCGATCCATGAAAGCCTGCCGCATATTCCGCGTACCGATCTGGTCTGGCGCGGTCACTTCCTGCTCGGCGCGCTCTACTACACGCTGGTGACGCCGGAGCGTGTCACGCGCCTGTCGCGCGGCTGCGCCGACGGCACCGATGCCGGCCATGCCATCGAGGAGCTGGTGCGCGCGACCGTCGCTGCGCTGCAGGCCGCGCCGCTCGATCAAGCGCCGCCCGCTCCGCGCAAGGCGCCGGGCACAAATCCAGGGCGAGCACTGACCTGAACCAGCGGAGTTCGTCGCCATGGAGAAACTTCGGCTGCGCACGGTGCTTGGCGATCACCCGCATATCCAGGCGGTGAAGAGCGGTGAGTTGCGCTCGGAGCTGTTCGACCTCGACTTCACCGAGTTCACGCCGACCAACGCCGCGTTCAAGCCGATGGTGCGTGAGCAGGCGTTCGAGGTCTGCGAGATGGCGATCGTGACCTATCTGATGGCGAGGGCGCACGGCAAGCCGCTGGTGTTGCTGCCGGCAGCGATGGTCGGCCGCTTCCAGCATGGCTACGCGCTCTATCGCGCCGACCGCGGCACGCTCACGCCCGCGGATCTCGAAGGCAAGCGGGTCGGCATCCGCTCGTTCACCACCACGACGGGCGCATGGATGCGCGGCATCCTTGCCAACGATCACGGCGTGAACCTCGACCGCATCGACTGGGTCACGTTCGAGGGTCCACATGTCGCCGAATATGTCGACCGCACCGAACGGGCCCCGAAGGGCAGGGCCATCATCGAAATGCTCAAGGACGGCGAGCTCGATGCCGTGCTGGGCGAGACCTCGAACGATCCGGCGCTCAAGCCGTTGTTCGCCGACCCGGCGGCGGAGGCGGCGCGGTGGTACGCGCAGCATCGTATCGTGCCGGTCAATCATCTGGTGGTGGTGACGAGGCAGCTTGCGACATCGCGGCCCGACG
This Bradyrhizobium sp. CCBAU 53421 DNA region includes the following protein-coding sequences:
- a CDS encoding TetR/AcrR family transcriptional regulator, translating into MVRKPAKSDVKADAKVASTRKPNMREAILAAAEELFSTYGFNAVSVRDIAQAAGANPGSVTYHFKTKDGLLLEIYRRHCGPMNRRRSELLAAARRVRDLQDRLEAIVRAYVLPAFTSGSDLAGGGTRFTRLRAIMSAEGNEVVRKIIAQTFDDTSHAFIDAIHESLPHIPRTDLVWRGHFLLGALYYTLVTPERVTRLSRGCADGTDAGHAIEELVRATVAALQAAPLDQAPPAPRKAPGTNPGRALT
- a CDS encoding ABC transporter substrate-binding protein; amino-acid sequence: MEKLRLRTVLGDHPHIQAVKSGELRSELFDLDFTEFTPTNAAFKPMVREQAFEVCEMAIVTYLMARAHGKPLVLLPAAMVGRFQHGYALYRADRGTLTPADLEGKRVGIRSFTTTTGAWMRGILANDHGVNLDRIDWVTFEGPHVAEYVDRTERAPKGRAIIEMLKDGELDAVLGETSNDPALKPLFADPAAEAARWYAQHRIVPVNHLVVVTRQLATSRPDVVRSLYELLKRSKAEAGSADVPDPLPFGVDANRRPLELMIDYCVQQALIPRRVTVDELFDDTTRDLN